The Solenopsis invicta isolate M01_SB chromosome 1, UNIL_Sinv_3.0, whole genome shotgun sequence DNA segment AAACTGGATTTgattttgttctatttaataatcttaaatatttttcaattatttctcgtttgctgaAGAGGGACTAGGGAATTGATACCGGTAGCAACATGTTTATTCATTGGAACAAAAGcgattttatttgtgtaatgaAGAAAAggtacatataaaatacatatatttatatgtacctTTTCTCCATTACACAAATACAATCGTATTATCGACACAAGAGGTCCGTGCTTTAACGatctcaaaaataaaagaattatctttgacaaataataagaaacattatttgtCATGACGGGgcatgttgtaataaatcataaaataatgtatacttgttaaatttacaacaaatttttataaaaacggttaATTTccccactttgttacaagcttttgttgcactgaataaacatGTTGCTACCGGTATCAATTCCCTAGTCTCTCTTTATCTACTTTCTATGACACAtcttttaagtatatattttaaacataaagcgcatttttaaatgataaatttaaaagtgggccttatttggtactggccttattcggctcaagttaCCTGGGGCATAACGGGTATAGTCATTTTAAACtagttttaaacatattaaaagtaaataaatcacattgatttttttttaaatattctttggaatatctattttaagaaaaaacaaaaaatttgcatttcttgcaaaaaaaatagattaaaaggacaaaattattattttattgaaaacgtgCACTAATCCTATTATGCTCCGTTATGCGGGATATAATAGGGCATCTCATaaaacttgtttattttttaaaaataatgttcaaaATTTCCTAAAAGTAACTTAGAACACCTTATATAAGTAGGAATATATTATTGGACttccaattaataatataaataaataaatatatatatatatatatatacatattaaaagctcTGTAGCCtgcgcgtagcgcgcgcttgttttgttctagtatgttaaaaattatatgtaacttACCTGTTACAAGTAAAAGCAGTTTAAATGCGTGCGCGCCTTGCGACTTCACTTCACGAACTGATTACACTGAAGACGCTTATGCGTCTTTTTTATAAGCTTAGCGCGCATCATCTTGCACCATCTTGACATATTTAAAATAGCTCGGAGCcgaaaaacgttatttttacaatcttcgCTTCTCTCCAGACGACTCAAATATGTCCATGAGAGCAGCATGTTAGACTATTATTGAATGattacaagaatgtgatattaatgtatactacttattaatgataatttaatagacatttagtaataaatcaatcatgttctatttttatttatttataatttgtcatcaagaacatgatctgtcatttgtcatcgtgaactctattatttttaattaaaaatgtataactaatttttgaaatttttattatttatatttagttatatgtaaacatgaaattaaataaatagcgCGGGCGAAGCGCGCGCTAATGTTGTTCTAGTATAATAGAATATGCAAAAAGAATAAGTAATGAACTTATGAAACGTAAgattttcagcttttttttctcaaacagCTACACATCTAATTCATAGTGACGACAAACGCGTCGGATTACGCTGTCGCGTCGTAATAGTCTTAAGTTTGCGGTAGGTCAGGATCGCCCGATCGCATATGTCAGCCGCGTATCATCGCGCgctaaaaaaaagtatagttATATAACAGAGTACGACTGAAAAAGAGTTGTCAGCGATTGTATGGGCCGTGAAACATTTTAAGCCACATCTCTACgaataaaattcaagaaaaagatagtcgtgaccgatatttagaagtggtttaaagccatctgattagtctgttttatccaaattggctttatttagaaatggcatctttgacaaaattacgtgtcatttcacgcaatttcttgcTTCTGACGTAACGACTTCAATATAgtcgcggcgagtactcaggaaccttaaaatttgataaatattttctaactttATGCATATTATGTTATATACCCAAGTAggaataaaatacattgaatcAGTATTGAATACTGACGAGATAGCGATACTGCACCAAAAAATAAGATTCATTTTTCAGTACTGGCCTTCTATTAGaccaacattaaaaaattaatggtaTTGTACATACTAGCccattaggcttgttttctattcctgcactagactacacTGAAATGTTCCTTCTTACCTTCGCCAACTTttaaacatctatctatttcatttcaagtgtacactaattcagagagtttaggaacagaaaacaaacaaatTATGTAGATTAGTACAGAATAGTAGTATTCAGCATATTACCGATAAGATTTTCAGTAacatcccagatagcacatggACGTCCATCGAACGTTCGTTTGCGAACGCCCAATGGGACGTCCATTGGACGCCCAATTTGGGTGCCcttggacgtccaatggacgttcTTTCGAGGTACGTTTGCAAATCGATTGGACGTCCATAGAACGTCCATGCTGGACATCCATCAAACGTCCGGCGGACTATAATTGGACATTCATTGGATAGTCCAATTTTCACAAGTAGACATCCACAGAATGTCCAAAACATGTTCCGTGtttgtaatttcaattaattttataaattttaatatgctcaatgcttattaaaaatatttaaagacataaaatttataaaatttaatttatatttattaattaattaaaataaatcaaatagtGATGGAAACGTAAAAAATGCTGCGAATATATACagcgtatatataaaatttttatgaacacctgacattatattattgtcagttgcgtacaatataattaagtttaatttatcaaatgtgatataataaagttaaatacaatcaaatgataaaaaaacaattttccatataattataaaaacatatattctgatttttttcatacagtctatcttaatatattatcacataaaattttaatgttaataaactatatctaaacaaaataaacattcaaaataaaaaactttttatcgtAGATACATGAAGATGTCAAAAATTATGTGTTATAaactatttcttattaataattaactcaAAAAACAAACTAAGTAAACCAAATAGGAACAAAAGCtgttaaaaactatttcttatttataattaactcaaaaaACAAACTATATAAGTAAACCAAATAAGAACTGGAACTGAGGCTTAAAAGAATCTTATTGATCTTCCAGTTGCCTTTgaacgtttaatttattttgttccgCATGAAGCCTTTCTTTTGCCCTCTTGAGCCATTTCTGTATTGCCTCTTCGATATCCTTTTTTGTGAACATAGCGTTGACTATTTCGCCTGCGGCTATAACAGAATCCGATATATATTTAcctatttaacatttatttaaaatagcataatttaaaaaagtaaggaTTATTAAAAACGTACCGATTAATAGCTGTGATAGCTTTGATGATCGGAAtacacgtttatttttttttcccaacCAACTATATTCAGAAGCTAGTTTATTGGTGAAAATTTGGCTCAAATTGCGTTTTATGAACTCGTATGCATTGTTCCCACCAATTTTTGAAGCTTCTAAAATCTGAAACAGTTATTACGAAACAGCAGTATAGAAATACGgaattgtgaaataaatattaaacaaaaaataaataatagtcaaAGAACTTAAGTTAACGTGTtatctaacatttattttaatggtgtaacttattattataatatttacaatggttacatttgaaataacatttaatgaTGGAATAAAAGTTACATTTGTAGTAAACATGTTCACTAAACGCAATTTCAAATGTAACCattgtgaatattataataatttaatattatacatcaataaaataaatatttgatagcACGTAAACTTAGCTACGCTGTTTGCCTATTATTTATTTCCcgtttagtttttaattttggagcaataaataatataattttatatgaaataaatgataactatatacattaaatatttagcgatgtattaaaattttcatccgTTTTCAAAAAGCCTTCCATTTGCCCTAATTGCCTTTCATTATCCATAGGGATATTGCGATATTGCAGGAATAAAAAATGGATTGCTTCCTGACATCGTCTGCATTATTAAAATGTGCATAATTCGGATTCTCAActgcatttttaataattcttaaattgtCACTTTGTTGCCAAATTTCTGCTTTAAGGAGATGCTGTTGTcgtataatttctttaaaatatgtcACTAAAACTTAAATTGTTaaggtattttatattttctagtaCTGCATTTGAATCAACCAAATATTACTACGGATTATAAGTTTTGTTCTTTATTTCAGTAACTGTAAcgattacattttcttttagatTTGATGGTATACATGTACTGAAATGTAGAATGTTTTATCCATCAGCATTTTCCAAAACTTTTGGATTAAACATATGATTAATGAATCAAATAGTCAACTGCGTACATTgaatacacaattatttaattatttagttagTTGAATAAATAGctatgttaaatttaaagagtacaccaaaaatatttattaatatttgctgCGTCAATATATACAAACcgttattattttgtaactctTTGTGAATTGGACAATGTTTGCAAGTGCAAATCAAATTATTGCTTGAAATCTTGTTGTCTAAAATGTTTGCTGGCTCATCATGTAACACACTGGATGCATCACTTTCATTTGACGAAAGGTTGAGTTGagattttgtcttttttttgttttgagcTCCCGTCActtctgaaatttaattatacaaaatgtacattttgCCACAGTACATATagttagaatatatttaaacaaacgtTTTAAAAGCGGAAGTGTTGGTAGGGTCCTATCATCCTCGTCATCGGAAGAAGATAATAGTCGTTTACTGGGTCGCTTTCGCCGTACATCTATTTCAGAATTTAAATCAGAAATGCATTCTGACTTTTTGCATTTTTCCCTGGCAGTTTTGTAATCGGCTAGAAATATGAAGATTGATAATCAGATTATATCAGAACTTAATCTAAGGACTACGCgtgatatttttatctaaaaacataatatgaactaaaacacttaaaaattaatttattgtacatatagaAGAAATTTACTTAggcttaaataaaaatcaatcgaaaaaatgtttacaatgtCTTTAATGTTATAATGTTAACACAtgcgttttttaaaagaaatatttagtaCGATTTTATTTGTGATTGATTACCATCACAAATTATTGATTACCAGCACAAATTACCAtagatatataaacaaatactgCATATACTTACCAAAAGTGCTGTTTCGAAATATGCTGATTTCGTAAGAAGGCCAACATGTATTCGGTTGTTCATTTTTCCGAATAATGGCcataattttatcgtttttaaACGGCGGCCAATAACATCGGTTTTGTATGATCCAACTAGATGGTACTGCCTCGACTGTATCTTCGTCAATAAATCTGACGACAGTCCATGTTTGATCTGACATTTCTACTGCTCCAATTAATGAATCAAACGCAGCCTTTagtcttaataattaaaaaaaaactttaacatAATTTCTAAATCGCACTTACACTTATATATgcattctatatataataatttttatgtaaattaaaaaaaaacttttgcacgaggcataactacaaatagCTTTTGATATAGATTGATCaagtttgaaacaaaaattttcacaacaaaattggaaacattttttatcaacaaattataaaattagaacactatattttatcgtataaaaacataaaaacggTTTGTTAATTGAGTTAACTTTTACTTTGTATCATGAATATaacatacaatttaatatattatttaactattttgaATGCAAAAGTGGAAAAACGATACTTtggtttttgaattttaatttcaggCATTTGTATGCGATTTGTTTTATATCCCACATTTGTAAATCTTGGATACGATCAACAAcataaatttctaactttgatgACTCACATGGTTCCGAGTAAAAATTAGTAAGTGACTGATATTTATTGCCAATTACAAAAGTATTTTCATcggttgaaataaaattctgaaCAATTATAATAGTTCCATCGGTTAAACAACAGATATGATCAGGTGccgtttttaatataaattgtttaaacacaattttattatattgactcaattttgaattgtaaataATGTCATTTATAGTCGGACCATTAAAGTGTAGATTTTGAAGTTGTGGCTTTCTATTAATTGTTCTTAATTTATCGATAGATTTTGCACAAGAATTTTGCTCGCTTATGCGACAAACAATCTGTTCTAACGGTTTCTCATTTTTACGAAtcatatttaagattatttgcaaataattttcaaaggcAAATGCACTAAATTCCTCCAATGTTCCAAATTTTGCAACATCATCATAAAGGTGAAGTAAATTATGCACATTATGTGatacattttcttttccatatagaattataaacgtttttacaaaatatttcaacagTGATTTCGCATAATCTAAATGCAATTCTATGTGTTttgaatttgataaaataatgataGCTACgtgtaaagttaaaaagttaacataTTTATCAGCATCCAGAACAGATTTTAAAACTAGTGGTCCTGTATATAACACAAAAGTTCTAAACTCAGTTGCTTTCCATCTATTGCTTTCAATTAATGATCTTGATTTTCGGTTAATTTCGCATGGTATATGACGATTTTGTTTCACCAATGATGCAGAGACTTCTGATATttgattaaaagataatttgcaTCGAAGTTTGCCATGACACCACATTTTTACAACTAACGCTTTGACAATTCCTAGATACAATAAATGCATTGGATCAGATGGAAAATCCTTTACCATATCTAAATTAGGAATTGTTTCAAGTATAGATGTGCCTGTGTGATGACCTTTCTGTAATTTTCGACGAAAATCATGGTCCGTTCTTTGATCAAAACTATTTACATATGGATAACACACTCTGTCAAGATAATATTCTCCTTTACATATACATTTGTTACACAAATAATAACCCGAATGTCCTTTCGTGAATTTAATCAATGCTTTAACGGGTACATCACAgataaatgcattaattttaaatgcataattataCCCATTAATTGTTATGccatttaaagtaaaattaattgcttcCTCTGTAAaagcttgtaaaaataaatttgcatctCCAGGTTTCTCGTTTCCATAGTAAATCCCAACAACATTTACTTCGCTATAATTCTCTACTAAGTTGCATAAAATCGGATATACTTGATTACTTGagcttttaaataaaggaaGCCCATCGACATTCACATTAACTTGAATAGATTGCAAATTTTCAGAATATCGCGATACAAGTTGTTCAATGCAATTGCGCAAtccaaaatgataataatatccTGGTGGAATactttatacattaattttccTAGGAGTTTTTAATAAACTACGTGCATCAGTAGGTAATTCCGGATACTTGGGTTTTATGCGAGTCATTAATTCGGTCAATGCAACGTGTGATATGTGATTTCTGATTGCCCAATCTCGAAGCCATGgcaaaaaatttaaacagtcatcagaataaaaattgttagattCTGTATTagcattataaattactttgtcattagaattattttcattcaTTACTTCAATTTCACaatcgatatttatatttgtggaGTGatcagaattcgacaagtcattcaccATTGTTATCCAAATTCAatgataaattatgtaattcatGTAACCTATTGTCAGCTTCAAGTGATGGTCTAGTAACGCTATTATTAGAATTCGGGAACGAAGTTCTTAATAATGACGTTTCACAAATGTTTTGTATAGTGTTAATCACCGAATCTGACATCTTTTTCGCTCgtcgataataattatattttatttttggcattttttatcaaaattatatttcgttTCCTTACTTGATTTTGATCTAATCTTGCCGTAATCTTTGTGATGTTATTTCCTTCGAAAAAATTCTGTGGAAAGAAAAGAACGAAttgaattatttctaattacaatatatacatatacaaaaagtGCAACATTAAATCAGTTTTGtatcaaattgtataaaaaacattttcttattaatGACTCACATTAtggtttaatttattattgatagttTTATaggttttt contains these protein-coding regions:
- the LOC105207151 gene encoding uncharacterized protein LOC105207151, translated to MSDQTWTVVRFIDEDTVEAVPSSWIIQNRCYWPPFKNDKIMAIIRKNEQPNTCWPSYEISIFRNSTFADYKTAREKCKKSECISDLNSEIDVRRKRPSKRLLSSSDDEDDRTLPTLPLLKQVTGAQNKKKTKSQLNLSSNESDASSVLHDEPANILDNKISSNNLICTCKHCPIHKELQNNNVTYFKEIIRQQHLLKAEIWQQSDNLRIIKNAVENPNYAHFNNADDVRKQSIFYSCNIAISLWIMKGN